A window of the Desulfobacula toluolica Tol2 genome harbors these coding sequences:
- a CDS encoding CooT family nickel-binding protein encodes MCEANAYLLGNDGESDETLLMEAVDKIEPDEDGIRLVSIFGEQKFIKGHVHSLSLVDHKVYIKQ; translated from the coding sequence ATGTGTGAAGCAAATGCATATTTACTTGGAAATGACGGCGAATCTGATGAAACATTGTTAATGGAAGCGGTTGACAAGATTGAGCCGGATGAAGATGGTATCCGCCTGGTTTCTATCTTTGGCGAACAAAAATTTATTAAAGGCCATGTTCATTCTTTGTCATTGGTGGACCACAAGGTTTATATTAAACAATAA
- a CDS encoding DUF3842 family protein, whose translation MGVNIQKKICVIDGQGGGIGSAIIKKLKERFEERIEVFALGTNAIATAQMLKARANKGASGSNAIVQTVRKADAIIGPVGIIMPQAMMGEVTPEMAEAICSADAKKILLPLTQENLEIVGVSGLPLPQLVDELLDKHLSFL comes from the coding sequence ATGGGAGTGAATATCCAGAAAAAAATTTGTGTTATAGATGGCCAGGGGGGAGGCATTGGATCTGCAATTATTAAAAAACTCAAAGAACGGTTTGAAGAACGAATAGAGGTCTTTGCTCTGGGAACCAACGCCATTGCCACGGCCCAGATGCTGAAAGCAAGGGCAAACAAAGGGGCTTCCGGCAGTAATGCCATTGTTCAGACCGTAAGGAAAGCAGATGCTATTATCGGGCCTGTGGGAATTATCATGCCCCAGGCAATGATGGGCGAGGTAACCCCTGAGATGGCGGAAGCCATATGTTCTGCCGATGCTAAAAAAATTCTTCTGCCTCTGACCCAGGAAAACCTGGAAATTGTAGGGGTAAGCGGTCTGCCCCTGCCTCAACTGGTGGATGAATTGTTGGATAAACATTTATCTTTTTTATAA
- the tmk gene encoding dTMP kinase, producing MGLIKLGDQNRFIVIEGLDGAGKSTQIKLLKNYFNKNEIKYKYLHFPRSGEGYYGDLIAKFLRGEFGSLDSVDPYLVALIYAGDRDDAKKKITGWLENKYFVIVDRYVYSNIAFQCAKLDDESKKNELEHWILEFEYFYNKIPKPDLSVYLHVPFSFVETELKKVRVGKDRVYLNGKSDIHEASINLQKNVEQEYLRVVNKYNDFEMINCLDTNGSILSSDAIHNKMMLLVKNKIMLK from the coding sequence ATGGGATTGATAAAATTGGGAGATCAAAATAGATTTATTGTTATTGAAGGTTTGGATGGGGCTGGAAAGTCCACACAAATAAAATTATTAAAGAATTATTTCAATAAAAATGAAATCAAATATAAATATCTCCATTTTCCTCGCAGTGGAGAGGGTTACTATGGAGATTTGATTGCTAAATTTCTAAGAGGAGAATTCGGAAGTTTAGATTCTGTGGACCCTTATCTTGTTGCTTTGATTTATGCCGGTGATAGAGATGATGCAAAAAAAAAGATAACTGGTTGGTTGGAAAATAAATATTTTGTAATTGTGGATAGATATGTTTACTCAAACATTGCATTCCAGTGTGCGAAACTTGACGATGAATCAAAAAAAAATGAATTAGAACATTGGATTCTTGAATTTGAATATTTCTATAATAAAATACCAAAACCGGATTTGTCTGTATATTTACATGTTCCATTCTCTTTTGTTGAAACTGAATTAAAAAAAGTCAGGGTTGGAAAAGATAGGGTATATTTGAACGGTAAAAGCGATATACATGAAGCAAGCATCAATTTGCAAAAAAATGTTGAGCAAGAATATTTAAGGGTGGTAAATAAATACAATGATTTCGAAATGATAAATTGCTTGGATACTAATGGCTCAATTCTGTCCTCAGATGCTATTCATAATAAAATGATGTTGCTTGTTAAAAATAAAATAATGTTAAAATAA
- a CDS encoding metal transporter, with product MENLPKKNESNPSFFFDQMNAAQNLFAGLIKYNNEFLIPYLISTAYFSTAELSRLDKDSLGEQWDDYVRLLKFNMDLFGRSLCSSMRAVDGFINKELENYFIAFCNSLSQSKGENLSDFFSRQFDMITGVSKTLPKAIRDIEPEFGFHFERHQNLLFAETERFLLYRIQPTDKDVKVDEKGKPIIIIPPFVLGSNILSFLPGEKKSYTHCFANQGIPTYIRIMKDIHTTPFCQIMTMEDDALDTRYFCEKVMELHGKKVTLNGYCQGGFSAVCNILSNELDNVVDALITCVSPMDGTRSKGLGDFLNSLPPRFNDLLYGTKTLPNGNKVADGQLMGWVYKLKSVEDQAPVVSFLRDMFMVAQMEKQSHSISKTAAAINYWLQNERTDIPLSITQMSFASYNIPVTPDGILPVKIFDRELNFKGIKEKKIPWLICYGEDDDLVEKETALAPLDYIDVETTPFPKGHIAIATSWSHPESDYALHTRFGPNKEYRGPVRFQLDLNQSLDKLISTVNSESKIELKKEPAGPPMEKSAEKLAEAEKVLKKPIKADIEKKISQKIKTTVGEKKMVKPAQEDSKKKTKKA from the coding sequence ATGGAAAACTTGCCTAAAAAAAATGAATCAAATCCCAGCTTTTTTTTTGATCAGATGAATGCTGCGCAAAATTTATTCGCAGGATTAATAAAATATAATAACGAGTTTCTTATTCCATATCTGATTTCCACTGCTTACTTCAGCACAGCTGAATTATCAAGACTGGACAAAGACTCGCTTGGTGAACAGTGGGATGACTATGTCAGGCTTCTTAAATTTAATATGGATCTATTCGGCAGAAGCCTTTGCAGCAGCATGAGGGCTGTAGACGGCTTTATTAATAAAGAGCTGGAAAATTATTTTATCGCTTTTTGTAATTCATTGTCACAGAGTAAAGGAGAAAATCTATCGGATTTTTTTTCGCGACAATTCGACATGATTACAGGCGTGAGCAAAACCCTTCCAAAGGCCATAAGAGACATTGAACCGGAATTTGGTTTCCACTTTGAACGGCATCAAAATCTTTTGTTTGCAGAAACCGAACGTTTTTTGCTTTACAGAATTCAACCTACAGATAAAGATGTAAAAGTGGATGAAAAGGGAAAACCGATAATTATCATCCCTCCTTTTGTTTTGGGCAGCAATATATTAAGTTTTTTACCAGGAGAAAAAAAAAGTTATACCCATTGCTTTGCAAATCAGGGGATTCCCACATATATTCGCATAATGAAAGATATTCACACCACACCGTTTTGTCAGATCATGACCATGGAGGACGATGCCCTGGATACACGGTATTTTTGCGAAAAAGTCATGGAACTTCATGGTAAAAAGGTTACCCTGAACGGATATTGTCAGGGCGGTTTTTCCGCTGTTTGTAATATTCTTTCCAATGAGCTTGACAATGTCGTGGACGCATTAATCACCTGCGTTTCACCCATGGATGGTACACGAAGCAAGGGGTTGGGGGATTTTTTGAACAGCCTTCCCCCCCGTTTCAATGATTTGCTGTATGGAACAAAAACCTTGCCCAATGGAAATAAGGTTGCGGACGGTCAGCTAATGGGTTGGGTATACAAACTCAAAAGTGTTGAAGATCAGGCCCCTGTGGTATCATTTTTAAGAGATATGTTTATGGTGGCACAGATGGAAAAACAATCTCACAGCATCAGTAAAACCGCTGCAGCCATCAACTATTGGTTGCAAAATGAGCGTACGGATATTCCATTATCCATAACTCAGATGAGTTTTGCGTCTTACAATATTCCGGTCACTCCGGACGGCATTTTGCCTGTGAAAATATTTGACAGGGAATTGAATTTTAAAGGTATTAAAGAAAAAAAGATTCCCTGGCTGATTTGTTATGGCGAAGATGATGATCTGGTGGAAAAAGAGACGGCTCTTGCTCCCCTTGATTATATTGATGTAGAGACCACGCCTTTTCCCAAGGGGCATATTGCCATTGCCACTTCCTGGTCACATCCGGAATCCGACTATGCACTTCACACCCGGTTTGGCCCGAACAAGGAATACAGAGGCCCTGTCCGTTTTCAGCTGGATTTAAACCAATCCCTTGATAAGTTGATATCAACCGTAAATTCAGAATCTAAAATTGAACTAAAAAAAGAACCTGCGGGCCCTCCAATGGAAAAATCTGCAGAAAAATTGGCAGAAGCAGAAAAAGTATTGAAAAAACCAATAAAAGCGGACATAGAGAAAAAGATCAGTCAAAAAATAAAAACAACTGTCGGGGAAAAAAAAATGGTAAAGCCGGCACAAGAGGATTCTAAAAAAAAGACAAAAAAAGCATAG